From a region of the Pseudomonadaceae bacterium SI-3 genome:
- a CDS encoding peptidase, which yields MKSKTIRRWSFVHTWTSLICTLFLLLLAVTGLPLIFHHELEHLLGEAPELREMAPDTPHLDLQQLVTAAERHREGEVVQYFGWEADEPNGVVAITAATAGTEPNSSYTFMLDARSGEAVEMPAANGGLMMFFLRMHVDMFAGLPGKLFLAFMGLLFIVAIISGVVLYAPFMRRLQFAQVRHGRSNRTRWLDLHNLIGVVTLSWALVVGITGVVSACADLVIEAWRADSLASMLAPYRDAPALTSRAPASDLLQIAAQAAPGMQPDFIAFPGTRFSSEHHYTIFMNGSSHLTSHLLTPVLIDAQTLEVTAVGERPWYMDALGLSQPLHFGDYGGRPMQILWGVLDVLTIIVLGSGLYLWWVRRHGGRVAAREVSE from the coding sequence ATGAAAAGCAAAACCATCCGCCGCTGGTCCTTCGTCCATACCTGGACCAGCCTGATCTGCACGCTGTTTCTACTCTTACTGGCGGTCACCGGATTGCCGTTGATCTTCCATCACGAACTGGAACATCTGCTTGGCGAGGCGCCTGAGTTGCGTGAGATGGCACCCGATACGCCGCATCTCGATCTGCAGCAGTTGGTGACAGCCGCCGAGCGGCACCGCGAGGGTGAGGTGGTGCAGTATTTCGGTTGGGAAGCGGACGAGCCTAACGGTGTTGTGGCGATTACCGCTGCAACAGCCGGCACCGAACCCAACTCTTCCTACACCTTCATGCTCGATGCCCGTAGCGGCGAAGCGGTCGAAATGCCGGCGGCTAACGGCGGCCTGATGATGTTTTTCCTGCGCATGCATGTCGACATGTTTGCAGGGCTGCCCGGCAAGCTGTTCCTGGCCTTCATGGGCCTGCTGTTTATCGTGGCAATCATTTCAGGCGTCGTGCTTTATGCGCCATTCATGCGTCGGCTTCAGTTCGCTCAGGTACGTCACGGTCGCTCCAACCGGACTCGCTGGCTGGATCTGCACAACCTGATCGGTGTGGTAACGCTCAGTTGGGCGCTGGTAGTGGGTATTACCGGCGTGGTCAGCGCCTGCGCCGACCTCGTGATCGAGGCTTGGCGCGCCGACTCGCTCGCGTCAATGCTCGCGCCCTACCGTGATGCGCCAGCGCTGACGTCGCGCGCCCCGGCAAGCGACCTTCTGCAAATCGCCGCCCAAGCAGCACCGGGTATGCAGCCGGACTTCATCGCCTTTCCGGGCACGCGCTTTTCCAGCGAGCATCACTACACCATATTCATGAATGGCAGCAGCCATCTGACCTCACACCTGCTTACCCCCGTACTGATCGATGCGCAGACACTGGAGGTCACAGCCGTTGGCGAGCGGCCTTGGTACATGGATGCCTTGGGCCTGTCACAACCACTGCACTTCGGTGACTACGGCGGTCGGCCGATGCAGATTCTGTGGGGAGTGCTTGATGTGCTGACCATCATCGTACTGGGTAGCGGGCTTTATCTATGGTGGGTTAGGCGCCACGGCGGGCGAGTGGCCGCTCGAGAGGTGTCGGAATGA